In Gracilinanus agilis isolate LMUSP501 chromosome 1, AgileGrace, whole genome shotgun sequence, the sequence GGTAATGCCTTAGAGATAGATCTCATATAGTTTTAGATAAAGATATACCTTGTGCTTTCTCTATAGCTATAAACAAACACATACATGTGCACATgccacgcacacacacacacacacatatatagctatataaatatatattctttagaCATAAGGTAACTGAAATAgaggggttgaatgacttgtccaaagtcacacagatggtGACTCCAAATATAGCTCTCTTCTAACATGCTATGTTGACTCATGGGATTTGTGCTATAATAgacaaaagatgaataaaatgcaACTTTCCTTAAAGTCATATCTTAAGTCCTTAAAGTGCTCAAAATTTTTGTTCACGGGATCCTTTTACaagcttaaaaattattgaaaacaCTGACACCCTTAAAAATTGAGGACtccttttttattcatattttattcaagGGTGtgcttttgtcattgttgttgctgctcatccttcattttcaaaaagagcCAGTGCTAGGGCCGTTTCAAAGCAGCTTATGAAGGTAGATGGTTAAATTTTCCACTGAGTATTTACATCTCAGAAGTTGTCAATTACTAcaaaatcagagcttgatttattgttttgttgattgtttaggcttaagaaagtaatgggaaaatgttaataatgctaattaaacttaaaagtatataatGAATACATTTTGGGGGGAGGCAGTGGTTAAATAATTTCTAGAACTTCTTTAATTATATCTACTGATATTTACTCtatccaaaattaaaaataagaacattttaagcagctgggtggctcagtagattgagagccaggcctagagacaggaggtcctaggtttaaatctggcctcagacacttcccagctgtgacactgggcaagtcacttgaccctcattgcctagcccttaccactcttctgccttagaacagagcattgattccaagagaaaaggtaagggttttaaaaataaattaattaaattaaatatatgtccatttatttaaaaataataataaggttaTTACATTCTAGCCTAAggagaatatttttatgaaactattatacaaaacaaaagaaaatggtaaaaaaaaaagtatggcattattttacaaatatttttacaaatctctTTAATTTCTCAAAGAAGATAACAGGATTCTCATGTCTACTTTTACACTCTACCATTTAATATCCATATGACTTTGGATATATTGTATCCCATCTCTTGGCTtcaattttcttgtctgtaaaatgtaGCATTGAGAATATGGGAAAGAAGATTCCATCTAGTTCTTATATGTCATGAATTTAGGGAATAAGATTGTGAGGAGAAGAAGCCCTAGATAAATTGCATCATAATGGTGGCTAGGATCTCCCAAGATCTAACACTCTATGACAAAGTTGTATCCAGACATAATGGACACCCTCATTTAAGGCTTATGCTGGGGGAGATGTCTGCCATTTGCCTTATGATATTTTTATGAAAAGATTTTATTGCTGGGAATGGTTCCATTTCCTGAGATATGATATATCCCAAAGTAACAGACATAATATATTCTcaacactatgctaagtgctagatatataaatgacaaaaaatgaaataactccTGCCTTTAGAGGGCTTACATTCTTATCTAGTGAAATGTCCCAATTTATTctgatatatttcattatattctatACTGTCCTGTTCTGCTCTAgactgttgtttttatttatcctATCTATTCTGTGCTATCCTATTCGATTCAATTTTATCCTATCCTATTCTTTGGCAAGCACTGACCAGCACAGAAATGAAACTTAATATATATTAATGACTAGTTAACTGATGTGGGAGACTTATTAAAATCTGTGTTGAGGTTGGTATAAATTAGACCATTTGACTAGTTAGAAGAAAGGTCAAAATCAAcataaaaatagcttttaataatGAAACAAAGACATTGTTTAGTATACTTGCAAAAACTTTAGTCTGACATATTTGAATATTGCCTTTCAGTTTACAACGAAACTAATTCTGATATTCCTTTGTTGGATTCTCCAGGGAGAATCTGGATTTCATCCGGCTTCCTCTAGATTTCTAGttttgaaagaatataaaaaattgaTATAGTGGggaagttgggtggctcagtgaatagagaaccaggtctgaagATGAGAAGTTCagagttcaactctgacctcaggcacttcatagctgggtgactctcaacttaatcctatttgcctagctcttaccaccctctctgccttagaaccagaatTTAGTATcaataaaagagaaggtaaggagaCTACATTGGGAGGGCAACAAGAGCAGAGCAAATGCTCAGTTATAAGATCCAGCACAAGGTACATCATATTTATTCTGATCCTCTCCAGGAGTCTGGGGACAGATAGGGCCCAGGAGAGTTCCTTCAAGTTTTCTGTTAATTTGTCTTGAACATGGAGCGATCCATGAGGGAGCTGTTTCTCAACTTTACCGTGGTCCTCATAACTTTAATCCTCATGTGGCTGCAGGTAAGATCATATCAGTACTAAGAAATGAAGATGGCTTTCCTGAGATTGACCATCACAGAAGGGCCCTCAAGCATGGGGGCTCTCCTATGCTATAGGATGCCTTGGCAAGCCTTTGTCTGAAATTACTTGTACCTAGATGTAGCTATGAAGATTTTCCCTTTGCAGAAACATTTCTCTGAACTTTGCTAGTGTTTTAGGGCTTTATGCTTCTGTGATCTGTGGCAATGTGATTTCATGTTTCCCCAAAATCTGTCAGAAGTCTGACAAAAGTTGTCAAAAGTTGTCTTTAAGTGGGCATTGGATATGTTTCTTGACACTACAGATGTTAACAAAGCCACCTGTTTAAAAGGGATCATTATGAAACAGGATTGTACCATGTGCTGTGTCCATCCTTCCACACCCTCTAAGCCTCTATCCCAGACTCTCCTCAACTCTCAGAAAGAAATGTGATATAATTAGTCCACTATGGCtgtcatttaaattaaaaagaaatttaagcctaaaaaaaaacagactgaaggtaatggtttaaaaaaaatgaatatttt encodes:
- the LOC123231219 gene encoding sarcolipin-like gives rise to the protein MERSMRELFLNFTVVLITLILMWLQVRSYQY